A stretch of DNA from Triticum dicoccoides isolate Atlit2015 ecotype Zavitan chromosome 2A, WEW_v2.0, whole genome shotgun sequence:
CTGAatcgatgcaaaaaaaaaaaaggagTGGGCGCTGAACTGAACTAGACCGGGGTCGGGCCTGGCCTTGAATGAATGGGCCGGAGAAGCAGGCCCAGAGGAAGGAAGGAAGTTATCTCATCTTCGGCGAGGCAGAGCGGAGCTCCTCCCCACCTCCCTCCCCTCTTCGGCGACGGCGATGGCCTCCGCATCGTCGGCGGCGGCGTcgctccgcctcctccgccgccctatCGGCCTCGCCCCCCTTCGCCCCGCCCGCCGCCTCCTCTGCGTCGCCTCCCCCACGGCCGCGCTGGCCACCGACGGCGACTCCTCCCCTGCTTCTTCTGCTTCCATggcgcagccggcggtggtggacgTGAACCCGCCGCGCGGCACCAGGGACTTCCCGCCGGAGGAGATGCGGCTCCGCTCCTGGCTCTTCGACAACTTCAGGGAGGTGTCCCGCTCCATGGCCTTCGAGGAGGTGGACTTCCCCGTGCTCGAGTCCGAGGCGCTCTTCATCCGCAAGGCAGGGGAGGAGATCACGCAGCAGCTCTACAACTTCGAGGACAAGGGCGGCCGCCGCGTCGTGCTCCGGCCGGAGATCACGCCTTCCCTCGCGCGCCTTGTCATCAAGCAAGGGTATGTATCTATCTACTCCTATCTATGTACTGTATGATAAATGATGGCTGGATTGGATGCCAATCTCAGTTAATTCAACCATTAGATTTGTTTGGTTGGTTGATTTTTCCCAACCTAGGATACTAGATACCAATCTCACTTCATTCAGTTTGTCCCAATTGACGCCTACTAAGTGCATTTCTTCATCTACTTATTGTGAATGTCTCTCTCTAGAAAGTCGGTCTCCCTCCCACTCAAGTGGTTCACCATAGGACAATGCTGGCGATACGAGCGTATGACAAGAGGAAGGCGCCGCGAGCATTATCAGTGGAACATGGACATTTTTGGTATGCCTAAAGTCCGGGTATGTATGTATCTATGCCCATTCTGATTCACCTTGTTCTCTATGATTCACACTCACTTCACTTCTCCACCTTGTTCAAATTCAGGCTGAGGCTGAGCTCATTCAAGccatcgttctcttgttcgagcgtCTTGGGATTATGTCTTCGGATGTGGGGATCAGACTGTCCAGCCGAAAGGTAGCCCTTTCACTTCACTATTTGCCCTCTAATTACTAGTAAAAAATCATGCTGTCCCTTTTCGTTCGATGGCATACATGTCCCATGCATGGGTTTACTAGTACCAATCTCTCTGTTTTGTGCCTCACTGTTCTCTCTTATCTCCAGGTTCTTCAGGCCGTGTTGGATATGTACTCCGTACCACAAAACTTGTTTACTCAAGTTTGTGTTATTGTTGACAAGGTACATCCAAATCCTCCTTCCACCTTCCGATTTGTTGTACCATGATGCCTTCATGCACATCCTACTTTGTTTCAAGCCTAACTTTATCAGCGATGGCATTCTGAATAATGGTATAGTTTGGAAGTTTGCTCCTAAACTGCTTTTGTTCGTATGCTGATGTTAAAAAGGTTCATGTTCACCTCTTTCCACTGCTCATTAAAAAAACATAGTAAGATCTTTATGTTTTTATTTATATGTACGCACTTTCTTCTTAGCTATGCTGTCCGGGTGGAGACCTAGGATAAGATTGCTAAAAAATCAAGATGTTGATTTTTGTTGGACTTCGTTCTGTTTATCCTTTACTATGCAGTCCATCTAGAAATTTTGGAAATGATCACTGAGTGTTCTTTGTATGACTCAGAACTTGGTAGCTAATACATATCACATGGGCCAATTTCCCCATGCTTGTTTCTCAATTTGTGATTAAAACCCGTTTTCATCTAACCCTCTATATTGTAAATAACTAGTAAAATAGTCATTACAAAACCACAATCCTGTTTGTCTACTGATTTTAAAGTTAAGCACATCATAGTTGTTTCTGTGTTGCATATTTACTCTGTTCATAACTACTAGATGAATTTACATGCACTATGTAATTGTTTATTGCATCATGAATTTACAATATTGTGCAGCTGGGGAAACTGAGTAGGGAAGAAATTGAGAAGGAATTGATTTCAACTGGTCTGTCATCTGAAGCTGTACAGGGTATCATTGAAGTGCTCTCTCTCAAGTCACTGTCCAAACTTGAAGGTCTGTTACTGGCTTTAGCATTCGACATGTGCTTAAACTATTGGGCTGTACTGTGGTACCTTCGTGTTAAACTTCTTGTTGATACTGTCCAAACTCTTTTTCTTATGGCATCCATATTTGTGCAACTTTTTGGAAAAAGAAATCAAAGTCGACCCTTTTATCCAGAAAAGGATCGCTCATTTTGATATTCCCATGCAGAGGTGCTAGGCTCCGGTGTTGAAGCCGTTGCTGACTTGAAGAAGCTCTTCTCGCTTGCTGAGCAATATGGTTATGCTGATTGGATCTGTTTCGATGCATCTGTTGTTCGTGGCCTTGCATACTACACAGGGATTGTTTTTGAGGTCCTAATCAAGTGGCATTCcatcttttattttatgttttgtcACCAACTATTGTTTCATGCCGAACTCTCTTGATCCATGTTTTCAGGCTTTTGATAGGGAAGGGGAACTGAGAGCGATTTGTGGTGGGGGGAGGTATGACAGGCTACTGTCAACATTTGGAACTGAAGATGTACCAGCCTGTGGCTTTGGATTTGGAGATGCTGTTATAGTGGAGGTATGATACTATTTCCCCCCCTTTCTCTGGTTCCTTTTCCCGTGTCGAGCGATGCTGCTTGGTCGAAGATTAAAGTTCCTGTAAAATTGATATTTTGATAAAGATATGAGAAACACTTGCTAATATTAAGTAAAAAAAAGTAACAGTATAAAATTCAGAAGCACAGCATTGCACAAGGTTGGGCCAAGATTTTATCAAGTTGAGTAGTGGTGAGAACATAAATTCATGTGGAAAAGATTGTCGTTGTTTACATGTCATTATGAATTTGTGATGCAGTTTGAGTGGCAGTAATACCAACTCTATAATTTACACATTTTCTGGCAGCTGTTGAAAGAAAAGGGTCTTTTGCCTGACCTGCCACGTCAAATAGATGACATTGTGTTCCCATTGGACGAGGAGCTTGAGGGGCCAGCATCTAGTGTTGCATCCTCTCTGCGGAAGAAGGGCAG
This window harbors:
- the LOC119356942 gene encoding histidine--tRNA ligase, chloroplastic/mitochondrial-like yields the protein MASASSAAASLRLLRRPIGLAPLRPARRLLCVASPTAALATDGDSSPASSASMAQPAVVDVNPPRGTRDFPPEEMRLRSWLFDNFREVSRSMAFEEVDFPVLESEALFIRKAGEEITQQLYNFEDKGGRRVVLRPEITPSLARLVIKQGKSVSLPLKWFTIGQCWRYERMTRGRRREHYQWNMDIFGMPKVRAEAELIQAIVLLFERLGIMSSDVGIRLSSRKVLQAVLDMYSVPQNLFTQVCVIVDKLGKLSREEIEKELISTGLSSEAVQGIIEVLSLKSLSKLEEVLGSGVEAVADLKKLFSLAEQYGYADWICFDASVVRGLAYYTGIVFEAFDREGELRAICGGGRYDRLLSTFGTEDVPACGFGFGDAVIVELLKEKGLLPDLPRQIDDIVFPLDEELEGPASSVASSLRKKGRSVDLVEDKRLKWVFKHAERINASRLILVGKSEWERGMVRVKILSTREEFEVKAGELQ